CGGGCTATCTGGCCGGTAATGGATTCTACATCTTCACAAATATTTTCATAGCGGATAACCAGGTAACTGCCTGGCTCTTTCCGCCCTTCATGGCGGGCAATTTTGTAGGTGGCTGCCATCTCACGTAAACATCTGCCCAAATTCAAACCAGGCTCCATCTGCTTGCGCGATATAAATACATCAACAGGCGCACGCAATACGTGGATAAAGCGGGCATTGGCCATCTCATTTCTAATGGCAGATAAATACAGTTCCTGGGTAGGCGTTTTATCAACCCAGTACTTAGCTTCAGCAGCACCTGTTACCGCGGCATAAGCCAGCACAATAGCCAAATGCGGCCACTGTGAAATATGCCCCAATCTACGGCTGCATACCTGATGCCAGGCATCTGCATAACGTGCAAAATCTACATACAACGAAGCCGTGCGGGTAGTGCGCCCCAGCAGCCAGTATGGCGCCTGGTTAATAGGGTTAGCCAGCCTGCGCAACCACTCTCGCGTTAAATAGCCGCCCCATTCATCAGTAGGCAATCTTTCTAAATGATGTACCTGGTTGGTAAAAAATGTCCCCTCGGCTGGTAGCACGGTCAGATCGGGATGCCCATCCAACAGATCGCGTATCAGGGTGGTACCGCTCCTGTGCACACCACAAATAAACAATGGACTCATGGCCAGTTGCAGTCCCCTTTCAATCTGCGCTTTAGTAAGCTGAATTGGTCCAGCTTCGAGGGCAGCAGCCCACACCGCGTCAGACCATTGACCAGCCGCCTGTAGCAACGCAGGCGTTGGGCGCTGGTCTTGTTTACCCATAGGCAACAAAGCATCTAGCCTGCTCTCAAGTTCTATAATGGTTGGATACGATGGCATGTTAGTATGTAATTATCCCTTCAACTTGTAATAACGTCAACACCATCTCTGCGGCCTCTGTCTCCGTGCAATGTTCTGTATTAATAACCATGTTAGGTTTCTCTGGCACCTCATAGGGCGAATTAATGCCGGTAAAATTGGGGATGGATTGATTCAACGCCTTTTTGTACAACTGCTTTGGATCACGACGGGCGCATTCTTCCAGGCTGCACTTTACGTAAATTTCCAGAAAACGGCCTTCAGGAAACTGCTTTTTTACCTCCTCGCGATCAGTTGCAAACGGCGAGATAAATGAACACAGCACAACAGCGCCCGATTGATAAAATAATCCAGCCACCGCTGCTGCCCTGCGGATGTTCTCGTGTCGGTCGGCAGCGGTGAAACCAAGATCTTTGTTTAATCCGCTGCGCAGTTGATCGCCATCTAACGCAAATGAGTGCACACCCTGCTCAAACAAGCGCAGCTTCACTTCATCGGCAATGGTAGTTTTTCCCGCTCCGCTTAGGCCGGTAAGCCAAACCACAGCGGCTTTATGCCCGTTACGCTGCTCTATGGCCTCTAATGCGCGGCCATCATATTGTGCGGTGATAATATCGGGTGTCAAAGTAATGTGATTTATAATTCATTACGATGACCGCCCGGGATTGGTTGCTTTACGTTAAACCATTGTTAATGGTTTAAAATGCTTGCCCCTGCATAAAATCTATGAGCTGCACTTATGCACCACCACCAAGTGTTTTGGGTAATTTCACTTTAAACGTGGTGCCCTCACCGGGGGCAGATATTACCTCTATAGTGCCATGATGCTGTTCAATGATGCCAAACACAATGGCAAGGCCCAGACCTGTGCCCTCGCCAATATCCTTAGTAGTAAAGAAAGGGTCAAAAATGTGTTGCTTTACCGCTTCGGTCATGCCGAGGCCGGAATCAGTAATTTCTATCAGGATAGAGTCGGGAGTATCATGCGTAGTAATCTGCACATACTCTTTATGATGCTTAGGCTTAGCCTTAATGGCCTGTATGCTGTTGTTAATGAGGTTTACAAACACCTGGTTAATTTTACCCGGATAGCAATTGAGCAGCGGCAGCTTATCCAGTACCGGTTTTATTTCGATATAATACGGAATGGTGCTGCGCAGAATTACCAGCGTGGTAAGTATGGACCGGTTAATATCAGCAGGCTTGAGTACCGGCTCATCCGTGCGACTAAATGCACGCAGACTTTGCACAATTTCTACCGTGCGGCCCGCGCCTTCTTCAATACCATCCAGCAAGGTGCCTATTTCGGCTTTGATAAAATCAACGTCAATCTCTTTACGGTATTCGGTTATACGTTGTCTTAACTCAGTATCATCTATCGCGCCATCCAGTTGATGATAATAATCGAGCAATACAAAAAGCTCTGCCATATCCAGCTTGAGCGGCTTGATGTTAGAACTTACAAAGTTGATAGGATTATTAATCTCGTGTGCAATGCCGGCCGTTAGCTGCCCCAGCGAGGCCATCTTCTCTTTCTCAATCAACTTTATCTGGGCCGATTTCAGGTTCTCTATGGTTGAAGAAAGATGTTTATTGCTCTCGATCAGCTCCTGAGTACGTTCTTTCACCCGGTTTTCCAGGCTGATGTTTTGCTCGGTAATCAGCTTTTCGTTTTCACGGGCAATGGTAAGCGCAAAGTTTTGGACTTCCTGGTTTTGCTTACGATAAAAGTTAATACGGTCTGCCAATGCTACCGAGAAGATGATCAACTCAAAAGCCGAACTATAAAGCACAATGTTGGCCATAAAACTGTTATAAGCAATAAAGCCCTTGTTACGCAAAATGGTTATGAGTATGGTGAACAAAAACAGACTCCAACCCATCATAAAAAACTTGGCTGGTTTAAATCCTTTAAGATAAAGCCCCAAACCGATAACAATAAGCGAAATAGAGTTGATCACAGCAACCGATGTGATCAGGCTAAAAGCGATGGTTGTTTGTCCGGCCAATACGGCAACAACAGGTAGTATAGAAATTGCAAACAGGCCGATATAAAAACGCCTGTAACGGCGCCCCATGTTAATTTTAATCTGCAAAAACTCTTGTACAAAAAGCAGAATAGAAACCCAGAAACAAACCCTGACAACAGGCACCAGGTAATTATTGGCTACAACTTTGTTGATATTCAAAAAATCAAGGTTCAGTCCACGTATCTGCCATTGTGTAATGCCCAGAAAGAATACGTAGATAATGTAATAAAGGTAGTTGACATCCTTCACCAGCACAAAAAGAATCAGGTTATATAGGATCATTACTAAAATAATGCCCATAAAAACACCTAGTACAAGGTTGTTAGCAGCTACATCTCTTTCAAAACTATCATCACTTTGTACGCTGATAGGAATAGCCAGCGAATCATTGCTGCGGATGCAGAGGTAAACCTGGATTGCATGCCCCGGCGGCACGCTATAATCTATGCTTCTGACACCCGAATTAATAATACCATTACTCACCCCATTATGCTGAACACCAACGTGTATAATCCTTTGGTCTGTCGCTTGAGTAAACAAATCAAACGCATCAATTATGCCGCTGTTAATGGTAATATGTATAAAGGGCTCATCGCTTTTATTGCGTAGTGTAAACCGCACCCATATAGCAGAGTCTGCATAACGCAGAAAAGGTAATGATGATGCCGGGGGATGAAACTGCGTGCTGTTTATTACTTGCTGCGCAAGGAAGTTGCCTTTGTGATCTTCCAATACATCAACATAACGGCGGGTGAGGAAAACAGACTGGCCGTCATCAACAGTAACTGTATCGGCCGCACGGGCAGCAAACGTAAAGCAACATATCAGCAAAAGGAAAAACAGCTTCCTCATTAACAATTGTCAGGTTATAATTGCAATAATTTTACACAAAATTTTGCTATAGTTAAACCTTTACAAACTAATTTCGTTTAATCTATCAAAACCCTGACCTAATACGAAACTATGCAAGTAGGTGTGCTTTATATTGACGATGAGTTAAATAACTTAAATAGTTTCAAAGCTGCTTTTAGGCGAAACTTCAACATCTTCACTGCTCAATCTGTCAAAGAAGGCCGTAAAATATTAGATACCGAAGAAATTGGCGTAATTATTACAGATCAGCGTATGCCCGGCATCACTGGTATTGAATTTCTTGAATCTATACTTCCCATTTACCCTGATACCATCCGCATTTTACTAACCGGTTTTTCTGACATCAATGCCGTTATGGGCGCCATTAACCGTGGCCAGGTTTATAAGTACCTGGTAAAACCATGGCAGGATGATGAATTGAAAATGTATATCCAAAACGCATTGGAAATTTACAACCTGCGCAAAGAGAATAAAGAGTTGGCCCACAAGTTAAAAATGGCCAATTTGGAGCTGGCCCAGCTAACCAAAAGTTAAGGCGAAAAATAAAAACAGTCCTTATTACACTTTCTATCAACTCTATACGTATTTTTATCGTTACGTAACGGTTCCCCCATTGTTGAATTGACGTTACGCCGCACCAATTAATACTATTGATGAGTTGAAAACAATACCCCTATTGATAGCGGGAACGCTATTTGCTATGCTTAATTTTACCCGGCTGTACGCACAGTCTGGATCAACCAGTAAGGGCACCGAGTTCTGGACAGCCTATATGGACCATGTGAATACTGCCACTGGCAACTCGCCCAGTAAAATGATCCTCTATATTACCTCTGATGCCAGCACCAGCGGCAGTGTTAGCTTTGCCGATGGCACAACTGCAATTCCGTTTACGGTTACGCCCAACACAGTAACTTTTGTTGACATACCACCAGCAGAATTTCTGGGCAGTGCCGGTCAGTTTTTAAAAGGTATCCACGTTACATCGCTTAAACCTATTGCCGTTTATGCGCACATTTATGCCTCGAGTGTATCAGGCGCAACGCTGTTGCTACCGGTTAACACCCTGGGTAAAAACTATTACTCGCTCAACTACACTCAAAAATCAAACGCCAACCCCAGCTATTCAACCTTTGTAATAGTTGCTACCGAGGATGGCACCCAAGTGCAAATTACCCCTTCAGCAGCGCTTACTACCGGCCAGTCGGCCGGTGCTCCGTTTGTTATCAATCTTCAAAAGGGCGAGGTTTATCAGGGCCTCTCCCTTACAGATTTAACCGGAACACGTATCCAATCGGTAAGTACCACCACGGGTACCTGTAAGCGTATAGCCGTATTTTCTGGCAGTACTAAACTGGGCATTGGCTGCAGTGCCGCGTCATCATTATCGTCTGACAACCTCTTTCAGCAGGTGTACCCCACTTCATCCTGGGGCAAAAACTATGTTACCGTTGCATTGATGAATCGCCCGTATGACATATTCCGCATTGTATTGAGCGATCCGGCCACAAACGTAACACTCAACGGGCAGCCTATACCCGCTGGTAGCTTCACCAACGGCTTTTATTACGAGTTTAATACCAATACCACCGGCACCGTAACCAACACCATCTCTGCCGATAAGCCCATACAGGTAGTACAGTACACCCCTACCCAGAACCAGACCCTGGCTGCCAACTGCGCCGTTAGCAAAAATGATGTAGGCGATCCTGAAATGATTTACCTGAGCCCTATAGAACAAGGACTAGACCATGTTACCCTCTATTCAACGGGCTATTACAACATTACCCAGAGTTATATTAACGTGGTAATTCCAACCAGCGCCGCATCATCATTTACACTGGATGGCACGCCATATACCTTATTCACACCAGTATCTGGCAATACCGCCTATTCATACGCTCAAATACCGGTTACATCAGGGCCAAGGGCTGCAGGTGGAGCAGGCACGGTTACATCGGGCACACACAACATTGCCGCCAGTCAGCCTTTCAACGCTATTGCTTACGGCTTTGGCGGTACAGAATCTTACGGCTACTCGGCCGGTACCAACCTTCAGGATCTCAATGAATTTATTAAACTCCAGGACGTACAAACCAGTGCCATTAGTTCTTCGGGTTGTGCAGGTGTTTCTTATAAACCGCGCATTAGTATCCCTTACCAAACTACCAGCATCAGTTGGGATTTAAAGGATGGCAATCCACCTGTTGTAGATAACGCTCCGGTAATTGTAGACCAAACACAAAAAGGTAATGTTACCATATATAGCTACGAGTACCCGGGCACACCAATACAATATAATACGGCGGGCAGTTATACCATTGTAGCCACCGTGCTTAACCCCAATAGTTCAGACTGCGGATCGACCGAAGACATTGAGTTTGACTTTTCTGTTTCTGATGTCCCGGCGGCTAATTTTACAGCTCAGGCCAGT
This region of Mucilaginibacter yixingensis genomic DNA includes:
- a CDS encoding sulfotransferase, whose product is MPSYPTIIELESRLDALLPMGKQDQRPTPALLQAAGQWSDAVWAAALEAGPIQLTKAQIERGLQLAMSPLFICGVHRSGTTLIRDLLDGHPDLTVLPAEGTFFTNQVHHLERLPTDEWGGYLTREWLRRLANPINQAPYWLLGRTTRTASLYVDFARYADAWHQVCSRRLGHISQWPHLAIVLAYAAVTGAAEAKYWVDKTPTQELYLSAIRNEMANARFIHVLRAPVDVFISRKQMEPGLNLGRCLREMAATYKIARHEGRKEPGSYLVIRYENICEDVESITGQIARFLNINFSPILLIPTVAGKPARANSSFNSELPAGAIITKPRHLQHLDAVDEQRLSAYLYRPALNIGYPLKPMPLWQSILFKPFFECRQAITRRFSL
- the cysC gene encoding adenylyl-sulfate kinase, whose product is MTPDIITAQYDGRALEAIEQRNGHKAAVVWLTGLSGAGKTTIADEVKLRLFEQGVHSFALDGDQLRSGLNKDLGFTAADRHENIRRAAAVAGLFYQSGAVVLCSFISPFATDREEVKKQFPEGRFLEIYVKCSLEECARRDPKQLYKKALNQSIPNFTGINSPYEVPEKPNMVINTEHCTETEAAEMVLTLLQVEGIITY
- a CDS encoding response regulator, with product MQVGVLYIDDELNNLNSFKAAFRRNFNIFTAQSVKEGRKILDTEEIGVIITDQRMPGITGIEFLESILPIYPDTIRILLTGFSDINAVMGAINRGQVYKYLVKPWQDDELKMYIQNALEIYNLRKENKELAHKLKMANLELAQLTKS
- a CDS encoding 7TM diverse intracellular signaling domain-containing protein, translating into MRKLFFLLLICCFTFAARAADTVTVDDGQSVFLTRRYVDVLEDHKGNFLAQQVINSTQFHPPASSLPFLRYADSAIWVRFTLRNKSDEPFIHITINSGIIDAFDLFTQATDQRIIHVGVQHNGVSNGIINSGVRSIDYSVPPGHAIQVYLCIRSNDSLAIPISVQSDDSFERDVAANNLVLGVFMGIILVMILYNLILFVLVKDVNYLYYIIYVFFLGITQWQIRGLNLDFLNINKVVANNYLVPVVRVCFWVSILLFVQEFLQIKINMGRRYRRFYIGLFAISILPVVAVLAGQTTIAFSLITSVAVINSISLIVIGLGLYLKGFKPAKFFMMGWSLFLFTILITILRNKGFIAYNSFMANIVLYSSAFELIIFSVALADRINFYRKQNQEVQNFALTIARENEKLITEQNISLENRVKERTQELIESNKHLSSTIENLKSAQIKLIEKEKMASLGQLTAGIAHEINNPINFVSSNIKPLKLDMAELFVLLDYYHQLDGAIDDTELRQRITEYRKEIDVDFIKAEIGTLLDGIEEGAGRTVEIVQSLRAFSRTDEPVLKPADINRSILTTLVILRSTIPYYIEIKPVLDKLPLLNCYPGKINQVFVNLINNSIQAIKAKPKHHKEYVQITTHDTPDSILIEITDSGLGMTEAVKQHIFDPFFTTKDIGEGTGLGLAIVFGIIEQHHGTIEVISAPGEGTTFKVKLPKTLGGGA